The DNA window CAGCCTCGCCCAAACACCCGGTCGCGGTCAGGCGTCCTCGACAGGGTACTTCTTCTTCGTTTTCTCCAGCTTCGCCCCGAGCGCCTCCAGCGGGTCGATCCCCGTCCGCTCACAGAAGAGGAGGAGGGAGATCAGCACGTCCCCCACCTCGTCCTCGACCGCCTTCCGGCCCTCCTCGGACCGGAGATGTTCCGCAACGTCACGGTCGTCCTTCCACAGAAACTCCTCTTCCAGTTCGCTCGCCTCCACCGCCACGGCCCGTGAGAGGTGGCGTGGCGTGTGGTATTGGTTCCAGTCGCGGGCCTCGCGGAAGCGGGTGACTCGGGCGATGGCCTCCTCGATGGAGGCCGGGGGCGTGGGGGCATCGGGCATGAGGAATGTTGCGGCAACGAAGAAGCGGGTGCCTGGAACGATACAGCCCGCTCCCCCACTTGATCGCCCGCTGCCGTAACGAATTCACATCCCGGGGACGACGGACCGCGGCCCAGCAACGGAAGACGTGCCCTTGCCCCTGTGCGTGCCGCCGCAATGCCGGAATGGGGGCACGTTCTCGGCGCTCTCCGACGTCCCCCTCGGACGGCCGGTGGGATACGTTCTCGAAACCTCGCCGGGACACTTGGGATCTAGACGGACGATGTCCCGTGAGGGCTATACGCCTTCTTCATGCGCCCTCCGTCCATCCGGAAGACCGACGCCGATCTCGCCAGCGGGGTGGGACGTTGGTTGCTCGCTGTTGGCTCCCCGGGCTCGCGATCCGGGTTGTTCGCACTCACTCTCAATAGAGCGCCCCCGGTCCGATGTCGTCTCCGCCGGCCGTCAACACCCCCGCCCCCGCCGACGCGACCCAGTCGGCGGCGGACACGGCCCTGTTCGGGAAAGACCCCATGCCCCGCCTCGTGGACGTCCACCCGATGATGGACCGTCCGTCGAACGAGCCGGCTCGGGTGCGCGTCTACCAGCGGTCGGAGGACTTTGCCTCCATCCACGAGCAGGAGGACACCTTCTTTCCGTTTTTCTTCCTCTCCGACTTCTCGCTGCTCGCGGATCGGTACCGGAATGGGGACGTCCACACGGCCACGCCGCTCAACGGCGACAACTTCTACCAGTACCTGCTGACCTTCGAGACGTGGAGCGACTACTGGGACGCCCTCCGGCAGGTCGAACACCGATCGGACAGCGACCAGCAAGCGCCCGACGAGCTCTACCGGGTCGGGTCCCCCGCCCAGCAGTACCTCATGCAGACCGGGCGGTCGTGCCTTCTCGGCATGACGCTGGACGACCTGCACCGCCTGCAGCTCGACATTGAGGTGTACTCCGAGGGCAGCTTCCCCAACGCCGACCGCCCCGACGACAAGGTGATTATCGTGGCCCTCTCCGACAATCGGGGCTGGGACGAGGTGCTGCACCTCCGCGACGGGATCGGGGAGGAGCAGCTGCTCCAGGAGCTCGTCTATGTCCTCCAGGAGCGGGACCCGGACGTGATCGAGGGCCACAACATCTTCGAGTTCGACCTCGCCTACCTCCTCGACCGCTGCGCCCTGCACGGCGTCGACTTTGCCATTGGGCGCGACGGGTCGGTCCCCCGCACCTACGACTCCAGCATGCGCTTCGCGGAGCGGACGGTCGACTACCCGGCCGTCGACATCGTGGGGCGCCACGTCATCGACACCTACTTCCAGGTGATGTCCTTCGACGTGTTCAGCCGCGACCTCCCGGACTACAGCCTCAAAACGGCCGCCCGCTACTTCGACCTCGCCCCCGAGGAGCGCACCTACATCGAGGGCACCGAGATCGCCAAGGCCTGGCGCACCGACCGGGCGACGCTGCTGGAGTACGCGCTCGACGACGTGATCGAGACGAAGCGGCTGGCGGGCCACCTCTCCGGCTCCACCTTCTACCTCGCCCAGATGCTCCCGATGACCTATGGCTCGTCGGCGCGGCGCGGCCCTGCGGGCAAGATCGAGAGCCTCTTCGTGCGGGAGTACCTGCGCCGGCGCCACGCCCTGCCCCGCAGCGAGTGGGGCAGCCAGTCGATGGGCGGCTACACCGACATCTTCATCACGGGCGTCCTGGGCCCCATCGTCTACGCCGACGTGGAGAGCCTGTACCCGTCCATCATGCTCAACTACGACGTGCAGCCGTCCGGCGACACGCTGGACCTCTTCCCGCAGCTCCTGGAGCGGCTCACGGACCTGCGCCTGAAGACGAAACAGGACATGAAGGACGCCGAGGAGGAGGAAGTCCGCAGCGAGCTCGACGCACGGCAGAGCTCTTACAAGGTGCTCATCAATTGCTTCGACCCAGAGACAGAGGTCGTAACTGTCGATGGCATTAGGCACGTCGAGGAAATCGAGGTTGGAGACCGCGTCTACTCTCTCAATCCGGACACCGGCGCGGTCGAGATCAAGCCCGTCACAGCCACCCAGTCTCAGCACTACGCGGGCCCGATGGTCGAGATAAAAAACCAGCACACTGATTTTCTGGTTACCCCGAACCACCGGTTCCTAACACAGAGGTTCACGTCCGGTGAATACACGGACCTGGAGTGGGAAACGGCCGGCGACATGCTGGGGGACCGGATTCGTCGCCGTTTGCCCTCTCTCCGCTCACTTCCCGCTACTCAAGAGAGACCGGGTCCGATTTCTCTATCTGCCGTGTGCGATCGACTTGCGATTGAGCACAAAACAGGCCCGCGCGGCATCAAGGAGCTTCGTCGACAAGCACGCTGGCAGCCGGAAGAATACGAATTGACCGACTGGCTTCGCATTCTTGGGTGGTTCGCAACGGAAGGAACGCTCTACAAAAGCAAAGCGCGGCAGTATGAGAATGGAAATGTGCGCGGCGTCTCGTACCAGACGACCCTCTGCCAAAAAAACGACATAGGACGTTCTGAAATTGCGACCTTACTCAACCGGACAGGCATTACGTACAGCTCCGACCAGAACGACCACTCTTTCTGTTCGAAAGTGCTGTATGAAATCCTGGAGGCCGAGTGCGGATCGGACAGTTTCTCGAAGCACCTTCCCCCCTGGATCTTTCAGCTTGGGCCCAAGGACCTGAAGATTGTATTTGACACCTTGATGCAAGGGGATAGCGCCGCAAATGGGGATCGTTTCACAACCTCCAGCAATCAGTTGGCCGAAGATTTTATCCGCCTTGCAATGCACATAGGGCGTCGCGCCTTTCACATGCCGAATGATGGCAGCCACCGAATTCAAGTAAATACGGTTCGGGGCCAGCGCCCGACGATCAAGCCGAAGCATCGGCAACAGGTGGACTACGACGGAATGATCCACTGCCTGACCGTTGCTGACAACCACACGGTGCTCGCAGGGCGCAATCGTAAGTTCAACTGGACGGGTCAGAGCTTCTACGGCCTCCTCGGCTTTGGCCTCTCGGCCTTCAACGACTTCGAAGAGGCCGATCGCGTGGCGCGGACGGGGCAACAAATTCTGCGCCAGTTGATCGACGAAATCCGGGCGCGCGGCGGCACCGTGATCGAGGTCGACACCGACGGGGTCCTGTTCGTGCCCCCGGAGGACGTGCGGGGGGAGCAGGCCGAGATCGACTACACCGTGAGCCTGACGGAGGCCATGCCGGAGGGCATCCGCGTCGGGTTCGACGGGCGGTTCAAGAAGATGCTGTCGTACAAGAAGAAAAACTATGCCCTCCTCACCTACGACGACGAGTTGAAGTTTAAGGGCTCCTCCCTCATCTCCCGCTCCAACGAGCCGTTCGGGCGCGACTTCGTCCGGAAGGCCATCCGCCGCCTCCTCGACCACGACGTGGCGGGCCTGCACGAGCTCTACGTGGACACCCGCGACAAAATCGTCAACAGCGACTGGGAGGGCGTGGAGCGCTTCGCTCGCACCGAGACGCTCAAAGACACGCTGGAGCAGTACGAGGCCGACGTGGAGGCGGGCCAGCGCCCCCGCGCCGCCACCTACGAACTCGCCAAGGAGAAGCAGAACCGCACGGGCAAGCCCGTGAAGAAGGGCGACCGCATCACGTACTACATCACCGGCGACGACGCCACCGTCACGGCCTTCAAGCACTGCCGGCGGGCCGAGGAGTGGGACCCCGAGGATCCGGACGAGAACACCGCCTACTACTTGAAACGACTCGACGAGTTTGCGAGCAAGTTCGAGCCCTTCTTCGACGAGGCCGACTTCCGCCTCGTGTTCTCCCCCGAGGATCTGTTCGGCTTCTCCGCCGACGGAATCGAGATTCAGCGGGAGGAACATGCGTCCGACTACGCCGAGGATCAGGAGGATGTCCCTTTTTGATTTTGATTGGTGCTCGTATTGCGTATCATCACTTTTGATTGTGACGAAATACGGCATACAAAATCCCGGACTTTCTGCTCCCAACCATCCTCTTCGGTTCCGTGTCCGCCCCACGCCTCCGTGCTGGTCTTTTCCTCCTGCTCCTTCCGCTGAGCGCGGCCGCCCAGTCCGACCCGACGGTCCCCATCGAAAAGGTCGTCTTCTTTAAGAGTGGGGTCAGCTACGTCGAGCACCGCGGCACGGTGCAGGGCACGACGACGATGACGCTGCGCTTCCGGGACGAGCAGATGAAGGACGTGCTCAAGTCGCTGGTGCTTCAGGACCTCAGCGGCGGACGGGTCGGCACGATCAACTATCCGTCGCAGGACCCGCTTTCGCGCACCCTTGAGGGGTTTCAGGTGGACCTCTCCGAGCCAGGCGGGTTGGGCAGACTGAGCAACCAGCTTCGCGGCGCGGCCGTGACGCTCGCGACGGGGGACACGACAGTCGGGGGCACGATTGTAAGTGCCGACCCGCAGGACGGCCCGAATGGAGCCACGCAGTGGCACCTTACGCTCTACGGGGACGGGGGCCTCCAGTCGGTCGCGCTCGACCACGTGCAGCACCTGCGCTTCGAGGACCCGGCGCTGCAGGCGGAGATGCGGAAGGCCCTTGACGCGGTGGCCCGGGCGCGCAACCAGGACGAGAACGCCGTCCGGCTGCGGTTCAGCGGACAAGGGACCCGTCGCGTGCGGGCCGGCTACGTGGTGGAAGCCCCGGTCTGGAAGACCAGCTACCGCCTCCTGCTGCCCGATGCCAACGAGGGCCAGGGACAGATGCAGGGCTGGGCCATCGTCGAGAACCAGACAGATGCCGACTGGGAGGGTGTCGACCTCACGCTCGTCAGCGGGCGCCCGGTCTCGTTCGTGCAGGACCTCTACACGCCCACCTACGTCGACCGTCCCGTCGTGGCCCCCACCGCTGGCGAGCCCCTCCCCCCGAAGCAGTACCGCGAAGG is part of the Salinibacter ruber DSM 13855 genome and encodes:
- a CDS encoding nucleotide pyrophosphohydrolase — its product is MPDAPTPPASIEEAIARVTRFREARDWNQYHTPRHLSRAVAVEASELEEEFLWKDDRDVAEHLRSEEGRKAVEDEVGDVLISLLLFCERTGIDPLEALGAKLEKTKKKYPVEDA
- a CDS encoding DNA polymerase domain-containing protein, which gives rise to MSSPPAVNTPAPADATQSAADTALFGKDPMPRLVDVHPMMDRPSNEPARVRVYQRSEDFASIHEQEDTFFPFFFLSDFSLLADRYRNGDVHTATPLNGDNFYQYLLTFETWSDYWDALRQVEHRSDSDQQAPDELYRVGSPAQQYLMQTGRSCLLGMTLDDLHRLQLDIEVYSEGSFPNADRPDDKVIIVALSDNRGWDEVLHLRDGIGEEQLLQELVYVLQERDPDVIEGHNIFEFDLAYLLDRCALHGVDFAIGRDGSVPRTYDSSMRFAERTVDYPAVDIVGRHVIDTYFQVMSFDVFSRDLPDYSLKTAARYFDLAPEERTYIEGTEIAKAWRTDRATLLEYALDDVIETKRLAGHLSGSTFYLAQMLPMTYGSSARRGPAGKIESLFVREYLRRRHALPRSEWGSQSMGGYTDIFITGVLGPIVYADVESLYPSIMLNYDVQPSGDTLDLFPQLLERLTDLRLKTKQDMKDAEEEEVRSELDARQSSYKVLINCFDPETEVVTVDGIRHVEEIEVGDRVYSLNPDTGAVEIKPVTATQSQHYAGPMVEIKNQHTDFLVTPNHRFLTQRFTSGEYTDLEWETAGDMLGDRIRRRLPSLRSLPATQERPGPISLSAVCDRLAIEHKTGPRGIKELRRQARWQPEEYELTDWLRILGWFATEGTLYKSKARQYENGNVRGVSYQTTLCQKNDIGRSEIATLLNRTGITYSSDQNDHSFCSKVLYEILEAECGSDSFSKHLPPWIFQLGPKDLKIVFDTLMQGDSAANGDRFTTSSNQLAEDFIRLAMHIGRRAFHMPNDGSHRIQVNTVRGQRPTIKPKHRQQVDYDGMIHCLTVADNHTVLAGRNRKFNWTGQSFYGLLGFGLSAFNDFEEADRVARTGQQILRQLIDEIRARGGTVIEVDTDGVLFVPPEDVRGEQAEIDYTVSLTEAMPEGIRVGFDGRFKKMLSYKKKNYALLTYDDELKFKGSSLISRSNEPFGRDFVRKAIRRLLDHDVAGLHELYVDTRDKIVNSDWEGVERFARTETLKDTLEQYEADVEAGQRPRAATYELAKEKQNRTGKPVKKGDRITYYITGDDATVTAFKHCRRAEEWDPEDPDENTAYYLKRLDEFASKFEPFFDEADFRLVFSPEDLFGFSADGIEIQREEHASDYAEDQEDVPF